One window of Papaver somniferum cultivar HN1 chromosome 9, ASM357369v1, whole genome shotgun sequence genomic DNA carries:
- the LOC113309327 gene encoding F-box/LRR-repeat protein At4g14103-like isoform X1, with product MDLNHRKATGEDRISNLPESLIHHILAFLEFKHVAQTRVLSKRWSYIWTSVPILDFVERAFYDPDSSHLQAHQFMDFVDGTLLGRDKMSDIHKFSLTQLNPLNEYRVSSWITNVTKRNVQELILSLSQEDPFIVPMSLCTCVSLISLEIGVTPSIRFPKFSFSKLKRLVLKGFQFSNECWNEKFFSECPVLEYLILEQCTYGVRNFYISSGTLKLLDIYQWEDSLRNCALKLHAPNLVYLNYRGRVAREFVLPNSPKLVDANVYFFEEHVATREQRISYGTSISQFLRALTHVKRLAVSDATLEVLSFADNLLENLPTFYNTKQLVVTVGEIDDKAVIALLKAIPNLESLIFDMVPPCSDDEEEDDVGGDDVGGELNYDNLILGVVTSGCLFVHLKSVCFNDFTATPREIKWMQLL from the exons ATGGATTTGAACCATAGAAAAGCAACAGGGGAGGATAGAATCAGCAACTTACCTGAATCACTTATTCATCATATACTCGCATTTCTTGAATTCAAGCATGTTGCTCAAACTAGAGTACTATCTAAACGATGGAGTTACATCTGGACCTCTGTCCCCATCCTTGATTTCGTAGAGAGGGCATTTTACGATCCTGATAGTTCTCATTTGCAAGCCCATCAATTCATGGATTTTGTTGATGGAACATTGCTTGGTCGTGATAAAATGTCAGATATACATAAGTTCTCTTTGACCCAGTTGAACCCCTTGAATGAATATCGAGTTAGTTCATGGATCACCAACGTAACAAAGCGTAATGTTCAAGAGCTCATTCTATCATTAAGTCAAGAAGACCCATTCATCGTTCCCATGTCTCTTTGTACTTGTGTATCCCTGATATCGTTGGAGATAGGAGTAACCCCAAGTATCCGGTTTCCTAAATTCTCTTTTTCAAAACTCAAGCGCCTAGTGCTTAAAGGTTTCCAATTTAGCAACGAGTGCTGGAACGAGAAGTTCTTTTCTGAATGCCCGGTCCTCGAATATTTGATTTTGGAACAGTGCACTTATGGTGTGAGAAATTTCTATATTTCAAGTGGCACActaaaactcttggatatttatCAGTGGGAGGACAGTTTACGAAACTGTGCTCTCAAACTTCATGCTCCAAATCTTGTTTATCTCAACTACCGGGGTAGGGTTGCAAGGGAATTTGTCTTGCCTAACTCTCCAAAACTAGTTGACGCCAATGTATATTTCTTTGAAGAACATGTTGCAACAAGGGAGCAAAGGATAAGTTATGGTACATCAATAAGTCAGTTTCTTCGAGCTCTTACGCATGTAAAACGTCTAGCTGTTTCTGATGCAACCCTAGAG GTTCTCTCTTTTGCAGACAATCTGTTAGAAAATTTGCCAACATTTTATAATACCAAACAGTTAGTTGTGACTGTGGGAGAAATTGATGATAAAGCAGTAATTGCTTTGCTCAAAGCGATACCTAATCTGGAGTCACTCATATTTGACATG GTTCCTCCATGTAGTGATgacgaggaagaagatgatgttggtgGCGATGACGTTGGGGGTGAACTCAACTATGATAATCTGATACTCGGTGTGGTAACTTCTGGATGCTTATTTGTACACCTTAAATCGGTTTGCTTTAATGATTTTACTGCGACCCCAAGGGAGATAAAGTGGATGCAACTGCTTTAG
- the LOC113309327 gene encoding F-box/LRR-repeat protein At4g14103-like isoform X2, whose translation MDLNHRKATGEDRISNLPESLIHHILAFLEFKHVAQTRVLSKRWSYIWTSVPILDFVERAFYDPDSSHLQAHQFMDFVDGTLLGRDKMSDIHKFSLTQLNPLNEYRVSSWITNVTKRNVQELILSLSQEDPFIVPMSLCTCVSLISLEIGVTPSIRFPKFSFSKLKRLVLKGFQFSNECWNEKFFSECPVLEYLILEQCTYGVRNFYISSGTLKLLDIYQWEDSLRNCALKLHAPNLVYLNYRGRVAREFVLPNSPKLVDANVYFFEEHVATREQRISYGTSISQFLRALTHVKRLAVSDATLEVLSFADNLLENLPTFYNTKQLVVTVGEIDDKAVIALLKAIPNLESLIFDMASFTDLSTLQAYHHLLSN comes from the exons ATGGATTTGAACCATAGAAAAGCAACAGGGGAGGATAGAATCAGCAACTTACCTGAATCACTTATTCATCATATACTCGCATTTCTTGAATTCAAGCATGTTGCTCAAACTAGAGTACTATCTAAACGATGGAGTTACATCTGGACCTCTGTCCCCATCCTTGATTTCGTAGAGAGGGCATTTTACGATCCTGATAGTTCTCATTTGCAAGCCCATCAATTCATGGATTTTGTTGATGGAACATTGCTTGGTCGTGATAAAATGTCAGATATACATAAGTTCTCTTTGACCCAGTTGAACCCCTTGAATGAATATCGAGTTAGTTCATGGATCACCAACGTAACAAAGCGTAATGTTCAAGAGCTCATTCTATCATTAAGTCAAGAAGACCCATTCATCGTTCCCATGTCTCTTTGTACTTGTGTATCCCTGATATCGTTGGAGATAGGAGTAACCCCAAGTATCCGGTTTCCTAAATTCTCTTTTTCAAAACTCAAGCGCCTAGTGCTTAAAGGTTTCCAATTTAGCAACGAGTGCTGGAACGAGAAGTTCTTTTCTGAATGCCCGGTCCTCGAATATTTGATTTTGGAACAGTGCACTTATGGTGTGAGAAATTTCTATATTTCAAGTGGCACActaaaactcttggatatttatCAGTGGGAGGACAGTTTACGAAACTGTGCTCTCAAACTTCATGCTCCAAATCTTGTTTATCTCAACTACCGGGGTAGGGTTGCAAGGGAATTTGTCTTGCCTAACTCTCCAAAACTAGTTGACGCCAATGTATATTTCTTTGAAGAACATGTTGCAACAAGGGAGCAAAGGATAAGTTATGGTACATCAATAAGTCAGTTTCTTCGAGCTCTTACGCATGTAAAACGTCTAGCTGTTTCTGATGCAACCCTAGAG GTTCTCTCTTTTGCAGACAATCTGTTAGAAAATTTGCCAACATTTTATAATACCAAACAGTTAGTTGTGACTGTGGGAGAAATTGATGATAAAGCAGTAATTGCTTTGCTCAAAGCGATACCTAATCTGGAGTCACTCATATTTGACATGGCAAGTTTCACCGACCTTTCCACTCTGCAGGCATACCATCATTTATTAAGTAATTAA
- the LOC113312527 gene encoding uncharacterized protein LOC113312527 — MASRINLLKNVASKIHLFKKSAIEAGTPEKYYLNPSDNLWKVASEWNVVEHEDFLSLTIHSFGLGDSIITMFDGKFINMEVQKENKEKAARFEHKDGMKNFSIEMNPKFLNLKVTLDPTLRPSQGIKRIFISKL; from the exons ATGGCTTCAAGAATCAACCTCCTCAAGAATGTGGCTTCCAAAATTCACCTCTTTAAGAAATCAG CCATAGAAGCTGGAACCCCTGAAAAGTATTATCTGAATCCATCGGATAACTTATGGAAGGTAGCATCTGAATGGAATGTGGTTGAACATGAAGATTTTCTTAGTTTGACAATTCATTCGTTTGGCCTTGGGGATTCAATTATCACCATGTTCGATGGAAAATTTATAAATATGGAAGTACAaaaagaaaacaaggaaaaagcTGCTCGTTTTGAACACAAGGATGGGATGAAAAACTTCAGCATTGAGATGAATCCAAAGTTCCTTAACTTAAAAGTTACCCTTGATCCTACCCTCAGACCTTCACAGGGTATTAAAAGGATATTTATTTCCAAACTCTGA
- the LOC113309242 gene encoding uncharacterized protein LOC113309242 isoform X2, with product MSQFLRALTHVKRLAVSDATLKSLSFAEDLLGNLPTFHNTKQLIMTSGETADKALIALLKAIPNLESLVFDMDPPCSDDEEEDYVAGNNADGELNLDNKDDDWKLDLRSMTTEECSDGNKPSSNKCAQCKGYLIMLCPLCNFIEVWSCII from the exons ATGAGTCAGTTTCTTCGAGCCCTTACACATGTTAAACGTCTAGCTGTTTCTGATGCAACCTTAAAG TCTCTCTCCTTTGCAGAGGATCTATTAGGGAATTTGCCAACATTTCATAATACCAAACAGTTGATCATGACTTCTGGAGAAACTGCTGATAAAGCATTAATTGCTTTGCTCAAAGCAATACCTAACCTGGAGTCGCTCGTATTTGACATG GATCCTCCGTGTAgtgatgacgaagaagaagattatgTTGCTGGTAACAACGCTGATGGCGAACTCAACCttgacaacaaagatgatgattgGAAACTCGATCTG AGGTCCATGACAACTGAAGAATGCTCGGATGGTAATAAACCAAGTAGCAATAAGTGTGCACAGTGCAAGGGGTACTTAATCATGTTATGCCCCCTTTGTAATTTTATTGAAGTTTGGTCGTGCATAATTTAA
- the LOC113309242 gene encoding putative F-box/FBD/LRR-repeat protein At5g44950 isoform X1, with amino-acid sequence MSQFLRALTHVKRLAVSDATLKSLSFAEDLLGNLPTFHNTKQLIMTSGETADKALIALLKAIPNLESLVFDMDPPCSDDEEEDYVAGNNADGELNLDNKDDDWKLDLVTPGCLLVHLKSVCFKDFTGNPGEIKLVQLILKIAKALQTMTISSFHYSALGNRKSKELEAEITSLPRASTSCVFKFPSWHS; translated from the exons ATGAGTCAGTTTCTTCGAGCCCTTACACATGTTAAACGTCTAGCTGTTTCTGATGCAACCTTAAAG TCTCTCTCCTTTGCAGAGGATCTATTAGGGAATTTGCCAACATTTCATAATACCAAACAGTTGATCATGACTTCTGGAGAAACTGCTGATAAAGCATTAATTGCTTTGCTCAAAGCAATACCTAACCTGGAGTCGCTCGTATTTGACATG GATCCTCCGTGTAgtgatgacgaagaagaagattatgTTGCTGGTAACAACGCTGATGGCGAACTCAACCttgacaacaaagatgatgattgGAAACTCGATCTGGTAACTCCTGGATGCTTACTTGTACACCTTAAATCGGTTTGCTTTAAGGATTTTACTGGGAACCCAGGGGAGATAAAGTTGGTGCAACTGATTTTGAAGATTGCAAAAGCTTTGCAAACAATGACTATTTCCTCTTTCCATTATTCTGCTCTTGGAAATAGAAAGAGTAAAGAACTTGAGGCGGAGATAACAAGTCTTCCAAGAGCCTCAACAAGTTGTGTGTTTAAGTTCCCCTCTTGGCATTCCTAG
- the LOC113309242 gene encoding uncharacterized protein LOC113309242 isoform X3, translating into MTSGETADKALIALLKAIPNLESLVFDMDPPCSDDEEEDYVAGNNADGELNLDNKDDDWKLDLVTPGCLLVHLKSVCFKDFTGNPGEIKLVQLILKIAKALQTMTISSFHYSALGNRKSKELEAEITSLPRASTSCVFKFPSWHS; encoded by the exons ATGACTTCTGGAGAAACTGCTGATAAAGCATTAATTGCTTTGCTCAAAGCAATACCTAACCTGGAGTCGCTCGTATTTGACATG GATCCTCCGTGTAgtgatgacgaagaagaagattatgTTGCTGGTAACAACGCTGATGGCGAACTCAACCttgacaacaaagatgatgattgGAAACTCGATCTGGTAACTCCTGGATGCTTACTTGTACACCTTAAATCGGTTTGCTTTAAGGATTTTACTGGGAACCCAGGGGAGATAAAGTTGGTGCAACTGATTTTGAAGATTGCAAAAGCTTTGCAAACAATGACTATTTCCTCTTTCCATTATTCTGCTCTTGGAAATAGAAAGAGTAAAGAACTTGAGGCGGAGATAACAAGTCTTCCAAGAGCCTCAACAAGTTGTGTGTTTAAGTTCCCCTCTTGGCATTCCTAG